The following coding sequences lie in one Lolium perenne isolate Kyuss_39 chromosome 2, Kyuss_2.0, whole genome shotgun sequence genomic window:
- the LOC127329456 gene encoding uncharacterized protein, translating into MAAAAVACSNPDWSDLPTDLLTNIVQLLDLDLPGAYAFASVCSSWSSAAFAAGIPPLRTPWLMSWEPSLKPSSSAVTCEFRRLLDVDKVYKVSFPEGSFVTCCGASNGWLVVVDELCNLSLRNPFTSRTIPLPPVTDFPCVEAVRDGHGNITSYHLTSRSGPYTEAQLYDAHHLATFFYRKAVLSGDPSGGGDYSVTIIHFGGAWVSHVRAGDARWQVLAPDISKNWRSNRCPGDTYADCAYHDGRVYAVSYWGYVERWRMDDAGTPSTAEPEVRGVWEPGRPAYPDAVKFTFCVVDDDAARSKKEEEADEQDSVQAHALFLGLNQSAFLPAKSFLGASPGVLYFSAPWMRQHSPDQLERVGDWGGARTYDLKTRTRTFDRVFPGLLPASARLRDCPTEVWITPNLY; encoded by the exons ATGGCGGCAGCAGCAGTAGCCTGTTCAAATCCCGATTGGTCGGACCTCCCGACCGATCTTCTCACGAACATCGTGCAACTCCTCGACCTCGACCTCCCGGGAGCCTACGCCTTCGCGTCCGTCTGCTCGTCGTGGAGCTCGGCCGCCTTTGCTGCCGGCATCCCACCCCTGCGCACGCCATGGCTCATGTCCTGGGAACCGTCCCTGAAGCCCAGCAGCTCAGCCGTCACCTGCGAGTTCCGCCGCCTCCTCGACGTCGACAAGGTTTACAAGGTCAGCTTCCCCGAGGGCTCCTTCGTCACGTGCTGCGGCGCCTCCAACGGTTGGCTGGTGGTGGTGGACGAGCTCTGCAACCTCTCGCTCCGCAACCCCTTCACCTCGCGCACCATCCCTCTCCCTCCGGTCACCGACTTCCCGTGCGTGGAGGCCGTGCGCGATGGCCATGGAAACATCACGAGCTACCATCTCACCAGCCGTTCGGGCCCATACACCGAAGCACAGCTCTACGATGCGCATCACCTGGCGACCTTCTTCTACCGGAAGGCGGTGCTGTCCGGCGACCCGTCCGGAGGCGGCGATTACTCCGTCACGATCATCCACTTCGGCGGCGCGTGGGTTTCTCATGTCAGGGCAGGGGATGCAAGGTGGCAGGTTCTGGCTCCCGACATTAGCAAAAACTGGAGGAGCAACCGCTGCCCCGGCGACACCTACGCAGACTGCGCGTACCACGACGGGAGGGTCTACGCTGTTTCGTACTGGGGGTACGTCGAGCGGTGGCGCATGGATGACGCCGGTACACCGTCGACGGCGGAGCCGGAGGTG CGCGGTGTGTGGGAGCCCGGGCGCCCGGCGTACCCGGACGCCGTCAAGTTCACGTTCTGCGTGGTCGACGACGATGCTGCCAGAAgcaagaaggaggaggaggcggacgagcAGGACTCGGTGCAGGCGCACGCGCTGTTCCTCGGACTGAACCAGTCGGCGTTCTTACCGGCGAAGAGTTTCCTCGGTGCGAGCCCTGGCGTGCTGTATTTCTCTGCGCCATGGATGAGGCAGCACTCTCCCGACCAGCTGGAGAGGGTTGGTGACTGGGGTGGCGCGAGGACCTACGACCTcaagacgaggacgaggacgttcGACCGCGTGTTCCCCGGCTTGTTGCCTGCGTCTGCACGCCTGAGGGACTGTCCTACCGAGGTGTGGATCACGCCCAATCTGTACTAG